Part of the Lolium rigidum isolate FL_2022 chromosome 6, APGP_CSIRO_Lrig_0.1, whole genome shotgun sequence genome, aggacgaggacgagctgGATCAGCAGAGCGTGGACGCCTCCTCCTTGGGGCTCTCAGCCTCGCTGGAGAATGCCGCTGCCGTCGTGGCTGCCccggggggtggtggtggtggcggcggcggcaacggGAGGGGCAAGAAGAAGGGGATGCCAGCCAAGAACCTCatggcggagcggcggcgcagaAAGAAGCTCAATGACCGCCTCTACATGCTGCGCTCCGTCGTTCCCAAGATCAGCAAGGTGACGAATTTCTCCCGTCATTTCCCTGTTAACTAATCCCCTACTTGTTCCCATCTCTACTATACTATTGTTGCTTTACATGTTTTTAGTTCATGAGGGTATGATACTGTTACTGTAGTAGATGGTGAattggtgatgaattcttgaatCGGGATGCATATAGATCACAAAAGTATCCAATTTTAGTAGATCTGTAGCACTCTTAGTGTCATGTTGTTTGTTCCATCTCTAGGAGCAATGAAACTCGTCCATTATATAAAAAAAACTAGGAAAACCCGTccattctgaaaaaaaaatcagGCTCTGTTTGCAGCGTGGGTAATTTCTTGTTTACTGCGAGAATTGAACTTATTCACATGGAACGGGTTGCAATAAAATTCTTCCATTATTTACTGGAGCACGAGAATTTCCCTTGTTTCCTATAGGAGATGAATTTATTCACGTGAAGCAAGGAGGAATAAGCTCTTCCATTACATACAAAAATCTGTATGCCAATCTAGAGTATGGGAAATTTCTTGTTTCTTGCAAGAATCAAACTTATACATGTGAAATTCATCTGTTACAGACTGTCTTTTGTCGTGAAACTATCACTCCTTCCATTTAAATGGAAGATTTGATCATGTAACATGTTTTTGATGAATCCGTTCTCATCTTGCTGGATATTTGTTTCACTATCTAGCCATGGTAGATTTCAGTTCTTAAACTTCATCTTTATCTTGGGGATTTTTCTTATACTGTTGTCTGAGGTTATTTCTGGGTACCTGTAATTCTGTACATGCCCAAACTAAATGGTGCAAATTTAACACAGTGCCATGCACAAGGTGTTACTACCGAAAGCGACCTTCCAAGTGCATTTTGTTTTCCTATGTCCTTTGACAGCTCTTCTTGTTGGGGTTTTTGTCTTTTGCTTTTGTTGGTTTCTTTGTCAAAGTCCTCCTGTTGGAAGTTTTGGTGGTGTGGCAAGCAACATTTTCTGCAGTTGTTTCATGTAATCAAGTTCACTTTCTTCACACTGGCCAAGATTGGTTTGAACAGTAAACAATGGTCTGAATTACAGTTCTTAAACACTAAATTTTTTCTAACATTTCTTCTAGTTTAGCAGTACAACTATACGGCACAACTATGTctaattatttttcttaattctAATGATGTCTGGATCGTTGGATGCTAATTTTAGTTGATGAGCAGCTCATCCTCACCAGTGTTTTCTTCTCGTGCATCAGATGGACAGAGCTTCAATCCTTGGTGATGCAATTGACTACCTGAAGGAACTCCTGCAGAGGATCAACGATCTCCACAACGAGCTGGAGTCTGCTCCGAGCTCCGCACTTGCTGCTGGACCAGGAGTAGCTAGCTTCCACCCCTCAACACCCACACTGCAGCCATTCCCCGGCCGCATCAAGGAGGAACGCTGCCCGCCCTCGTTTCCCAGTCCCAGTGGTCAGCAGGCAACGGTTAGTCCATGTCATGAAGTTTGATAtctgttttgtgtgtgtgtgtgtgtaacgGTGTGGAACCGAGTGGAATTCAGATATGTTTGTTGTTGTGTTCAGGTTGAGGTGAGGATGAGGGAAGGTCAGGCGGTGAACATCCACATGTTCTGCGCTCGAAGGCCGGGCATCCTGCTGTCCACCATGAGAGCCCTCGACAGCCTCGGCCTCGACATCGAGCAAGCGGTCATCAGCTGCTTCAATGGGTTTGCGATGGATGTCTTCCGCGCCGAGGTTCGGATTCTCCACACACCATTAATTATATATGTTGTTGTATGTCACTGTTGCAATGCGTACCAATTCTGTC contains:
- the LOC124665114 gene encoding transcription factor ICE1-like; protein product: MEDPTEKVDEMAGGVGGGADWAYIPSDTMASAGFPASFPFPCGRDVMSAPTSASLLMSMEHAALFDFHAAFPSSSSSAIAGAPALPAFHDFASGGGNNPFDVDAPPFMLGAPAAAGGQKGGFLAPPPLTFAGGMGWDDEDEDELDQQSVDASSLGLSASLENAAAVVAAPGGGGGGGGGNGRGKKKGMPAKNLMAERRRRKKLNDRLYMLRSVVPKISKMDRASILGDAIDYLKELLQRINDLHNELESAPSSALAAGPGVASFHPSTPTLQPFPGRIKEERCPPSFPSPSGQQATVEVRMREGQAVNIHMFCARRPGILLSTMRALDSLGLDIEQAVISCFNGFAMDVFRAEQSRHGPGLLPEEIKAVLLHCAGLQSAM